The nucleotide sequence TTTGAGCAGTTGAActataatgtttaatttttccGTTTTTCATCTTAAGATTCTTCATGGAGAGATCTGAAATAACGTTGGACTTACCATTGCACTCATATATGCACTCAGCTTCGCAAAGTATCTTAGAAAAAATACAATCAACCCTGTTGTGTTTAACAtgataatgttatttatttaagataGGGTGTGATGTTGGGAATCTTCTCATGggtcatatttaaatgtaaatataatggTATACCTTACAAGATATAACTTAGCCTTATACTAATGCTAattgtgtgaaatgtgtgaGAAAAAAGTATTAACAAAGGCCATACATTACAGCATTATTAAAGTATTTTGACATATAAGCTCTCTCCTTTTAATGCCTTCACTCCTGCTAAGACAGCAGAAAACTCCCATTTCTTTGTTCATGTTCACTTCCATCtatcacacaaagacacaattCTTTTAGGAGGTAAAAAAACTGTCTCATAGGTGTGATCCAGAGAAGATGTAAAATGTACACCCTCCTCAATTAATTTACCAAACATACATTGGTCCAAACCCGCTGCTTCACCGTACCCTACCCTGAGTCAGGTGgcttcagtgtttttttgtttcttgtccTCTTCATAACGCCTCACAACTCTGCTCTATCCTGCAACAAAGCACAAACTTAgcaacaaaatataacaaacaaagtGATACGTGGTTGAGATTTGCATCTTAAACTCCATTTTGCTCAATAGTTGTTGTTCTCGTGAGACTCTAAGACAAGCCACAGAGAAAGTGTATGCTCGAAAGGAAGTGTGAATGGAGATATTTCAACATGCAGTGAAGTGGGAGGGTATAAAGGGGAGGTGAAAATGCAACGTGCTTGGTCTCCCACTTAGTGATTGTAACCTTCTACCTTGAGGCTTTGTGAGTGGTTGATTGTCATGGACTGCAGCTGCATTGCATCAACTACAgtatcattttaatgtttgcaGTTACCGAGTGCAGACAGGTGCATCTCTGACAGCCTTAGAATGTGCTTTGGTGATACATATCACATTCTATATGTCTGAGTCTGTTCTTTATCTGACTACTTGTGAGCAATCGCTATTTGAGCCAACCAAAAGTGAGCCCACCCATTTTGTTACTTTGTCATAGGTCTCTGTCGCTCAAGTGTCTGTTTGTCTTCACAATCCCTTTGAAGCAACACCCTATGACAACTTCTGGTGGACATTTCTACGCTGAATCCTTTTCAGTTACAGAGAGCACTGTAGGTATGGCTGAGGGTGGATATCCCTCTGTGTATGTGGTGGACACCCATGCCACCCGGCCATCAGTGCCACCAAGGCTGAGCCAGGGCCAACAGCGTGCAGGGGTAGGACAGACCCTGCTGTTCCTGCTGGTGAGCGTGGCGTTGTGCGGCATGGCCATAGAAGCCTGCTTCATCTACCGTCTGTACAAACCTCAATCTGTGAGTATCAAACCTTCAAACTTTATCTGAGTCTGCACCTGCCAACAATACTTTAGCAATTTCATCCTGTGATTTCTTATCAACTGAGAGTCGCTGGGCgtcttttttgtttcattacactTCCTTCTGAACCCTTTGAATCTCACTTTCATCATAAGAGATGATTCACATTTAACTCCTTATTCTCACTTTCACTTTTCTTCTCTTATTTTCTAATAGTTTTCTCTTAcatgttttctgtctctctcaacCCAAAACTCTTCTGTTGTGCTTTTTTcaataacacatttaattttcttttaaactttaGTTGTGAGTTTTCATAATGGGAATGTTTCTAGTTTTCACCCCAAcatcttgtttattatttattttttcaacactTGTGTCTTATGTAGGTTATACATATTCATACTATAAATGTAGAATCTCAAGTCAAAAGTtgcaaaatacaaatatttatgaCCCCGgaacacaaaacaacatcatGAAATCTTATGATAGAAGCACACTGTCTTGGTGATGAAAAATTACTTTAGAACTGTAAAATTTCAACATTGggaattttattaattaaacatACAATACAAAGTAGAAAGGCAAGGACAATTACCATTGTTCACATAACTTTAATACATGCATTCCACAGAGTCACATGCTACGTGTAGGAAACTGTCACACTTGCATAACCAAAGTGGAAACATCTACTGTCCAGGAGTCAGATTGTGATTACAGATATTCCCAAAGCGTCTGTCATGGAAATTGTCTGCAAGCACTCAAGACATAATTAAATGATACCAGCAAGACCAAAAATGAACAAGAACACATAGACAGCTGTGTTCAGTGACCATACATAAAATGAAGAGGAGCACAATTTCATGGTTAACAGAACGAATAAATGATAAACTAgtaatttatgttattttactttCACATGTTGTGATGGAGTTGtggtgtaataaaaaaaatggaattTCGCATGTTAGGAGACAAAAGCAGGCCCATTATTTATACCAGCGGTTCCCAAACTtattcacatcaaggacccctaaactgacacaaattagaccatggACCCCCATGCGATTAGGTATTGTCAcagggtcccccatctgatttttgcttttagatgtttattaCATAAGGGGTATGAAACCCAAGACCAGAATAGTCATACATTATGTCATTATATTATTTgtggaccccactttgagaatgACTGCTTTGTACTACACTTCTCTTTGCACAACAGTTATGCATGGGAGTCTTGTTTGTGGTTAGTGGAGGAAAGGCGTAAGTAAATCACTTGACAAGGACTCTCGTGATAGAAACAATACTGACACATACATGatgattcttttttttccaaaaactGCTGACAGTGAAATAATTTCACTATTATGGGGAAGAGAGTGAGTAGAGATGGAGAAGTACAATTTACGGAGAACTCTACTGACGTCCCTGGGGGCAGGGGCATGCAGGCTTGATGACAGCGGATGGTCACTGCTTTCACTGTATGGCTGTGACTCAGTTTCCTGTCCTCATTTGATCCTCTGTGTGAGGGCAGCAGTCACGGGGCTGGGTAGGGGGAGGGGGGCATGGCTGTCTTGGTTTGACACTGTTTGACAAACAAGGGTCTATGCATACTTTACAAAGAAGGGACGATGAGAAAAGGAAGTGGTCTATTTCCTGTAGCATGATAGTGATCTACCTTGTGCTCATTACCAGAAAGACAGTGCTGCCACACTTTGTTGTGCAGACAGATAACATAATAGAAAATAAAGTAATCCTTAAAAATCGTCCTTCAACACAATTCAGATTTTATGATGTTTagaatttagaaaaaatatgcTAATATTTAGTGCAGTttcatacatatacacacatacttaTTTTCACAAGTTGTTTGCATATCCACTAATGGTGATTGCAACAACTAATATACACGTACAACTGAGAGATAAACAATTTTCTTCTCCATTGCAGGCCACCTCAGGATCAACCGCTATGTTACTTGCAGGTATGTCTTAGCACTACTTACTCAGTTAATAAATATCTTCAGTTACTTAATCCAAGTCAGTGGAAACAGAGGGTTTTGACCCACTccgacacgtccaccaatgtgtccttgagcaagcaACCCTTAGTTGCACCAGCGGTGTGCgccctctgacatatatagcacttttaagtcgctttggataaaagtgtaaATAGTGTAAATTTATAAATGTATGGTTCTCACACAGGTAAAGATGTTACTCCTCCCGTTAAAAGGCCCGGTTCTGATATTCTTCCTTCCAAACCAGTTGCTCATCTGACAGGTAAGGCCAGTTTTGTTACCATAGTGTTCAATTAAATAGGAAGGCAGAAAATAAATCACGTATTTATATTGTCAAAGCTTTTGCTACTAAAATTGAGGTTCTCAAAGTGCATCATGTGGTTTGAGTGAAACGCCTATTTATGATATAGTCATCATTTTAACCCTGTTTTAAAAGAATCAGACTTCACATTGTTGCTTGGTTTCTTTTCCAGATGGACAAGATGTAGTTCATGGAAATAAAACCATGGCGTGGAGCATGGTTGCAGATCCTCTCATCTATGAAATGGACTACCAAGACAGAAGTCTCATCATTCAGATTGAGGGTTTTTACTTTGTCTATTCCAAGGTTTACTTCTTAGACACCGATGTATTTCACCACGCTGTTCACCTGAAAACTAAACGGTACACTGGAAAAAGTATTACCCTCCTGGAATCCAGAAAATACCAGTCCAAGTCCAGCAACATGCGATCCAACAGTTACCTGGGTGGAGTGTTTCACTTCTACAAAGATGATGCCATTTTTGTTGAAGTGAGCAACACATCAAAGATTTTGCGATACCAGTCCTTTGAGAACATCTTTGGTGCgtatatgatataaatatcacaTTGATATTTCAAAAGTTGATTCAAAAATGTTATAGAATCTTCTCAAGGATTGATGATtctctttgcaataaaaaagcAGGTCAGTaactggagagagaggaaggttTTGAAAACTTTTTGTGCTTTTGAACATTACAAAGGTCTCCTCAATTTACGAATATGCTTGACAGTGTAACAAAGCTCATTTTCACATCAGGGACTTTTTATATGCATACTTTTATACTTAACCTTCTGAATGTTAGAAAAATAACATATCATTTGTGATTTGGCTTGTcatatggattttttttaaaagcacacaAAATATATTGTTACAGTGCTCAGCCTTGCtgacatataaatatatattgttgttgAGTATAGATGCTATGTGTCATGTTCATACCAAAATTGGAAACATACAAAATGTAACCTTACACATTTCTTTTCAGTCCTGCTGTAACACAGACTGcacactatttatttattcctccAGTGGCAAAATGAATGATACTGCTTTTCAGGTCTGCTGTATATATGTGCAATAATGTatacaaaacaatgaaataaaaaaagattgtgATTTAAAAGTCTTGATTGTTGGTTTTTCTAAAGCATGCAGTGTCACTGAAGTGAGCTcctgtacgcacttcctgctgCGTCAGGTGAGGCCGCGCTGGAGCCTTTTTCAGTGGTCTCATTTGCAGCAAATCTTTCACCCACTCAGTCCAACCACACGAAACACTGTAGAGAGGGTATTTTAATACCACGGCAACCCAGAAGTGTCATTCTGTCAACTGCCTTTAACCAGAATGTGTTCATGCAGTAAAAACTATGTGCTTCTATTCGAGTGTTGGGAGGGACAAATGGTGTATAGGACAATATGTGTATTCCTTAGATCAGTAAAGAATTTACTGTAATGCTATAGATAATCATCACCATGGCAAGCTTGTTCCTCTTTGaagctttttttctctgtggtaTCTCTCATTCAGTCACTGTTACGTTTCCCTTCAGCTGTATCTGTTCGAAGAAGCCACTTTTGAACACCCACAGAGTTGTATATTTGTAAACTGAAGAGGAAGTGGTAGTGGGGGCTGCTGGGGGGGAGGGGATGTCAGTAGCAGGTTGCCTGACTCACTTTCCAACCCCAGACCTGGAGATTAGTGGCTGGTGAAAATGTACGGCagcaggactgtgtgtgtgtttgagtgtgtgtgtgtgcttatgtacATAGGTGGGTGTGTCCGTTAAGTCAACCTTAAATCAATTTTCCCCAGGCATGGCTTACAAGTTTTGTTCAAACTGGTAAAACACTCTTGATTTGAGACTAATTCCAGTTCGGGGGTTGGCCATATATAGTCTGAATGCATAAGAAAACATCTGTTAAATCAGTGGCCTTGTCTAAGACGTTTCATACAGGCTCCTTGTATTTTCATGAATGCTTCTAGATGCATCTGTGAGTCATTATCTTCCAGCGCTGGCTGAACTGTGAGGTGTGAGAGACTGTAGTAGCAAAGGAGGGGGAACAGTTCAGTTGTGTGGGAGGGATCCATGATGTTGGTTTTTCTCTCGTCATTAAACTTTGGTCTAGACATGACTTTTTCAGAGAACGTATGTGGGATGAGAGTACCCTGTAAGTGGCTATAATCGCAAATTATTCACACTTTCATATTCAAAACCATTATTTTCCATTGATTAAGCTACTTTGGAAATAAACCAGTACCTGCCACTC is from Micropterus dolomieu isolate WLL.071019.BEF.003 ecotype Adirondacks linkage group LG02, ASM2129224v1, whole genome shotgun sequence and encodes:
- the tnfsf14 gene encoding tumor necrosis factor ligand superfamily member 14; its protein translation is MTTSGGHFYAESFSVTESTVGMAEGGYPSVYVVDTHATRPSVPPRLSQGQQRAGVGQTLLFLLVSVALCGMAIEACFIYRLYKPQSATSGSTAMLLAGKDVTPPVKRPGSDILPSKPVAHLTDGQDVVHGNKTMAWSMVADPLIYEMDYQDRSLIIQIEGFYFVYSKVYFLDTDVFHHAVHLKTKRYTGKSITLLESRKYQSKSSNMRSNSYLGGVFHFYKDDAIFVEVSNTSKILRYQSFENIFGAYMI